A window of Cellulosimicrobium protaetiae genomic DNA:
GTGTCGGCACCCGCCGTCGCCCCGGCCGCTCGCGCGCTCGTCACCGCGGACGGGGTCACCCCGTGACGGCCCGCGTCGTCGCGCTCACCCCGAACCCCGCGTGGGACGTCACGTACGGCGTCGACCGCCTCGTGCCCGGCGAGTCCCTGCGCGTGCGGACGGTCGTCGGCCGCGCGGGCGGCAAGGGCGTCAACGTCGCGCGCGTCGCCCGCGTGCTCGGGGCACCGAGCGTCGCGGTGTGCCCGCTCGGCGGCCCGCTCGCCGCACCCTTCGCCGCGGACCTCGACGCCGACGGTCAGCCGGCAGCCGTCGTGCCCGTGGCCGGCGCCGTGCGCCAGTCCGTCGCCGTGGTCCCCGCCCAGGCGGGGCCCGAGGACCGCGGGCACCCCACCGTGCTCAACGAGCCGGGGCCCGCGCTCGACGACGCGGAGTGGGCGGCGCTCGTCGCCGCGTGCGTCGCGCAGGTCCGGCCGCCCGCAGGCGTCGGGGTGCCCGACGTCGGCCCGGAGGCTCCGCCCGGAGCCGCGGCGTCGGCCGTGGTCGCCACGGTCTCGGGGTCGCTGCCGCCCGGCACGACGCGCGAGCGCGTCCTCGGGCTCGTCGGGGCGCTGCACGGCGCGGGCGCGCGCGT
This region includes:
- a CDS encoding 1-phosphofructokinase family hexose kinase, with product MTARVVALTPNPAWDVTYGVDRLVPGESLRVRTVVGRAGGKGVNVARVARVLGAPSVAVCPLGGPLAAPFAADLDADGQPAAVVPVAGAVRQSVAVVPAQAGPEDRGHPTVLNEPGPALDDAEWAALVAACVAQVRPPAGVGVPDVGPEAPPGAAASAVVATVSGSLPPGTTRERVLGLVGALHGAGARVHVDVSGPGLLWAADAGADLLKPNRSELAEATGADDLVDGVAELFRRGARAVVVTDGERGLTAYAPGADTARPVVVGRARLAEPVAGNPTGAGDAAMAALAVDPDQPWARRLALAAATSAAAVLQPVAGAVDRADVDRLHTHVHTEPET